One part of the Bradyrhizobium sp. CB1650 genome encodes these proteins:
- a CDS encoding zinc-dependent alcohol dehydrogenase family protein, with protein MARVVRFHRHGGPEVLRIETVDTPPPARGEVQIRVRALGLNRAEALLRSGTYIETAMFPSGLGLEAAGIVEVVGEDVAGFVPGESVSIVPPVSMVRWPAYGEFATFPAEFVVKHPPELGFEAAAAVWMQYLTAFGALIDIAGLARGEVVVITAASSSVGLAAIQIANRIGAVPVALTRSSIKRRALLDAGAADVIALAEEDIRSRLEDVAGSDGVRVVFDAVGGPAFEPLTAAMAPGGILIEYGGLSPEPTPFPLSNVLSKSLILRGYLVHEVIRDSERLAKAKAFILAGLSDGALKPIIARTFPFEEIVEAHRFLESNTQFGKIVVTI; from the coding sequence ATGGCGCGCGTTGTTCGTTTCCACCGACATGGCGGTCCCGAAGTGCTTCGTATCGAGACCGTCGACACCCCGCCGCCGGCACGGGGCGAGGTCCAAATCCGGGTCAGGGCGCTGGGGCTGAACCGTGCGGAAGCGCTGCTGCGATCCGGGACCTATATCGAGACGGCGATGTTTCCCTCGGGCCTTGGCCTCGAGGCGGCAGGCATCGTTGAAGTGGTTGGCGAAGACGTGGCCGGCTTTGTGCCTGGCGAGTCCGTCAGCATCGTGCCGCCCGTGTCGATGGTGCGATGGCCGGCCTATGGCGAGTTCGCGACGTTCCCTGCCGAGTTCGTCGTGAAGCATCCGCCCGAGCTTGGCTTCGAGGCGGCGGCTGCTGTGTGGATGCAGTATCTCACGGCGTTCGGCGCGCTCATCGACATTGCCGGGCTCGCCCGAGGGGAGGTCGTCGTCATCACCGCGGCATCGAGCAGCGTCGGGCTTGCTGCAATTCAGATCGCGAACCGGATCGGCGCGGTTCCGGTAGCCCTGACACGGAGCTCGATCAAGCGGCGGGCCTTGCTCGACGCCGGCGCCGCCGACGTCATCGCGTTAGCTGAAGAGGATATTCGCTCGCGGCTGGAGGATGTCGCCGGTTCCGACGGCGTTCGGGTGGTGTTCGACGCGGTCGGCGGGCCGGCGTTCGAGCCGCTGACCGCCGCCATGGCGCCGGGCGGTATCCTGATTGAGTACGGCGGGCTGAGCCCCGAGCCGACTCCGTTCCCGCTTTCCAACGTGCTCAGCAAGAGCCTGATACTGCGTGGCTACCTCGTGCACGAGGTCATCCGCGATTCCGAACGGCTCGCGAAGGCAAAAGCGTTCATTCTCGCGGGGCTGTCCGACGGCGCATTGAAGCCGATCATTGCCAGGACGTTTCCGTTCGAGGAGATCGTCGAGGCGCATCGTTTTCTGGAGTCGAATACGCAGTTTGGCAAGATCGTCGTGACGATCTGA
- a CDS encoding LysR family transcriptional regulator, translated as MDRLTSMAVFVKSVELGSFAAAADALEISGPMVGKHVRFLEERLGLRLLNRTTRRQSLTGAGQAYYERCRAVLVEAEAADAVASDQQAEPRGRLRVTMPALLGRHCIAPLLFKLARKYPQLELDLSFGDPIANLVEAGYDLAIRTGDLDDQSGLIARRIARQRMVVCGARSYLRAIGKPKAIDDLARHEAIIYRRSGRVRPWLFPREGQSPREVMPTGRLRLDDLDAIADAATRGIGLAWLPYWLVRERLQAGALVPLFEGQPGFLYDCHAVWPRSPQMPPKLRAAVDTLAAALPKLMT; from the coding sequence ATGGACCGCCTGACCAGCATGGCCGTGTTCGTCAAGTCCGTCGAGCTCGGCTCGTTCGCAGCCGCAGCCGATGCCTTGGAGATCTCCGGGCCGATGGTCGGCAAGCATGTCCGCTTCCTCGAGGAGCGCCTCGGCCTCCGCCTCCTCAACCGCACCACGCGGCGCCAGAGCCTGACCGGTGCCGGACAGGCCTATTACGAGCGCTGCCGCGCCGTGCTCGTCGAAGCCGAGGCCGCCGATGCCGTAGCTTCCGACCAGCAGGCCGAACCGCGCGGCAGGCTGCGCGTGACCATGCCCGCCCTGCTGGGGCGGCATTGCATCGCCCCGTTGCTGTTCAAGCTCGCACGGAAATACCCGCAGCTAGAGCTCGATCTCTCATTTGGAGATCCGATCGCAAACCTGGTCGAGGCCGGCTACGATCTCGCGATCCGGACCGGCGATCTCGACGACCAATCCGGCCTGATCGCTCGGCGTATCGCCCGACAGCGCATGGTGGTTTGCGGCGCGCGGTCGTACCTGCGCGCCATCGGTAAGCCCAAAGCGATCGACGATCTGGCGCGGCATGAGGCGATCATCTATCGCCGCTCCGGGCGTGTCCGGCCGTGGCTGTTTCCGCGCGAGGGCCAGTCCCCGCGCGAGGTCATGCCGACCGGCAGACTGAGGCTCGACGATCTCGACGCCATCGCCGACGCCGCAACGCGCGGGATAGGACTCGCCTGGCTGCCCTATTGGCTCGTCCGCGAACGCCTCCAGGCCGGCGCGCTCGTCCCTCTCTTCGAAGGCCAGCCGGGATTTCTCTACGATTGCCATGCGGTGTGGCCACGCTCGCCCCAGATGCCGCCCAAGCTTCGCGCTGCCGTGGATACGCTGGCGGCCGCCTTGCCGAAGCTCATGACGTGA